The following are encoded together in the Kribbella voronezhensis genome:
- a CDS encoding class I SAM-dependent methyltransferase encodes MYLLFPGRHHVLTRFQAAFLKGQDRTVVWAVTSANHHTTKRNPVPYHRREAAIERFSLQTGLRSLVIGVTDTPPTDDFADVTIKAIEAGTDDQVQLDPANTVVACSTPEVAKLYEQLGYQVIDVEPPGESRPWDVLLMIAEGNDEWRELAHPSTVDVFDRYALDAHIRRCVNDPVVGDDGGLTTTRDYKTYADAFETAADRKWLQIKDFVRPGRILDIGCATGATLQLVDADPRFHESDLIGVEVARHLYAECVHKKEQGLFHNPNVYFYQRNMLGSAVFPPRSIDTTLTLALTHEIWSYADGSRAATVQRFADALYAHTAPGGVWVNSDVCGPAEPERPVVLTLDDSDGANPDVVTELEALQDPAAYVAGLSTRARFFQFAHDFRRNARVPFAYAERDGKLVLRLADAMDFLTRKDYVDNWLSETHEQFCGLNFDGWSAVAKQAGFTIDPASKPWRNDWVIIHRIAPVAAIATATGDPIDWPDTHQLLIARR; translated from the coding sequence ATGTACCTGCTCTTTCCCGGCCGGCATCACGTACTGACCCGGTTCCAAGCCGCGTTCCTCAAAGGACAAGATCGCACTGTCGTCTGGGCCGTGACGTCGGCGAATCACCACACCACCAAGCGAAATCCGGTTCCGTACCACCGGCGCGAGGCGGCGATCGAACGCTTCAGCCTCCAGACCGGCCTTCGGTCGCTGGTGATCGGCGTGACCGACACCCCGCCGACCGACGACTTCGCCGACGTCACGATCAAGGCGATCGAGGCCGGCACCGACGACCAGGTCCAGCTCGACCCCGCCAACACCGTGGTCGCGTGTTCGACCCCCGAGGTCGCCAAACTGTACGAACAACTCGGCTACCAGGTGATCGACGTCGAGCCGCCCGGCGAGTCGCGGCCGTGGGACGTCCTGCTCATGATTGCTGAGGGAAACGATGAGTGGCGGGAGCTCGCACACCCAAGCACCGTTGACGTCTTCGACCGGTACGCGCTGGACGCACACATCCGCCGCTGCGTGAACGACCCGGTCGTCGGCGACGACGGCGGGCTCACCACCACCCGCGACTACAAGACCTACGCGGACGCCTTCGAGACCGCGGCCGACCGGAAATGGCTGCAGATCAAGGACTTCGTCCGCCCCGGCCGGATCCTCGACATCGGCTGCGCGACCGGCGCCACCCTCCAGCTCGTCGACGCGGACCCGCGCTTCCACGAGTCCGACCTGATCGGCGTCGAGGTCGCCCGTCATCTGTACGCCGAATGCGTGCACAAGAAGGAACAAGGGCTCTTCCACAACCCGAACGTGTACTTCTACCAGCGCAACATGCTCGGTTCGGCCGTCTTCCCACCGAGGTCGATCGACACCACGCTGACGCTGGCGCTGACCCACGAGATCTGGTCGTACGCCGACGGCTCGCGGGCCGCCACGGTCCAGCGCTTCGCCGACGCCCTCTACGCGCACACGGCTCCCGGTGGCGTCTGGGTGAACTCGGATGTCTGCGGACCGGCCGAGCCCGAGCGCCCCGTGGTACTGACTCTCGACGACAGCGACGGGGCCAACCCGGACGTCGTCACCGAGTTGGAAGCGCTGCAGGATCCGGCCGCGTACGTCGCCGGATTGTCAACCAGGGCACGGTTCTTCCAGTTCGCGCACGACTTCCGGCGGAACGCGAGGGTGCCGTTCGCGTACGCCGAACGCGACGGCAAGCTGGTCCTGCGGCTGGCCGACGCGATGGACTTCCTGACCCGCAAGGACTACGTCGACAACTGGCTCAGCGAGACCCACGAGCAGTTCTGCGGACTGAATTTCGACGGCTGGTCCGCGGTCGCCAAGCAGGCCGGTTTCACCATCGACCCGGCGTCGAAGCCGTGGCGCAACGACTGGGTGATCATCCACCGGATCGCGCCGGTCGCCGCCATCGCCACCGCCACCGGCGACCCGATCGACTGGCCCGACACCCATCAGCTGCTGATCGCCCGCCGCTGA
- a CDS encoding GtrA family protein — protein sequence MSVAQLGPKPAASRVAKVAADHRVRYLIVGVGTNALYFGLFWLGWHFLQHSIPYLAVTAAANFTTALIVYPLYRDFVFGSTSAGWIRGFAKFYTVYLFGLGCSLLGMPLLIEVLGVPVLVAQALVIGAVPVVSYLLHHFWTFRDKSHN from the coding sequence ATTTCTGTCGCTCAACTCGGCCCCAAGCCCGCCGCGAGCAGGGTCGCCAAGGTCGCCGCGGATCACCGGGTCCGCTACCTGATCGTCGGCGTCGGCACGAATGCCTTGTACTTCGGCCTGTTCTGGCTCGGCTGGCACTTCCTCCAGCACTCGATCCCGTACCTGGCGGTCACCGCGGCGGCGAACTTCACCACCGCCCTGATCGTCTACCCGCTGTACCGCGACTTCGTCTTCGGCTCCACCTCGGCCGGCTGGATCCGCGGTTTTGCCAAGTTCTACACGGTCTACCTGTTCGGCCTGGGCTGCTCCCTGCTCGGCATGCCGCTGCTGATCGAGGTCCTCGGCGTCCCGGTCCTCGTCGCCCAGGCCCTGGTCATCGGCGCCGTCCCGGTGGTTTCCTACCTCCTGCACCACTTCTGGACCTTCCGCGACAAATCCCACAACTGA
- a CDS encoding glycosyltransferase family 2 protein — protein sequence MFVSVVVPCYRSAATLPRLVENLTQVLPDVTSGYEIILVVDGSPDDTWQVASELSNKYPKTRAMRLARNYGQHNALIAGVRNARYEVVITMDDDLQHPADQIPVLLRALTDDVDLVYGVPVEEEHGVLRSFASRLVKGAMSATLSVKDARSISAFRAFRTFLRDGFDGLDGPHASVDVALSWSTTRIAQTTVRMEDRAEGKSNYTTWMLVKHALTLITGYSTEPLRLVGYLGFICAVFGVGLFGVIIYKYIAGATTVAGFTTIASMVALFSGAQMLALGVLGEYVGRLHSGSMGRPTYVIRERTDVDAHPDITSESD from the coding sequence GTGTTCGTCTCCGTCGTCGTGCCATGTTACCGGTCGGCAGCCACCCTGCCGCGCCTCGTCGAGAATCTGACCCAGGTCTTACCCGACGTGACATCCGGCTACGAGATCATCCTGGTCGTCGACGGCAGCCCCGACGACACCTGGCAGGTCGCCAGCGAACTGTCGAACAAGTACCCCAAGACCCGGGCGATGCGGCTGGCCCGCAACTACGGCCAGCACAACGCTTTGATCGCCGGTGTGCGCAACGCGCGGTACGAGGTGGTCATCACGATGGATGACGACCTGCAGCACCCCGCCGACCAGATCCCGGTCCTGCTCAGGGCGCTCACCGACGACGTCGACCTGGTCTACGGCGTGCCGGTCGAGGAGGAACACGGCGTACTGCGCAGCTTCGCCTCCCGGCTGGTCAAGGGGGCGATGTCGGCCACGCTGTCGGTGAAGGACGCCAGGTCCATCAGCGCCTTCCGGGCCTTCCGGACCTTCCTGCGGGACGGGTTCGACGGGCTGGACGGGCCGCACGCGTCGGTCGACGTGGCGCTGTCGTGGTCGACCACCCGGATCGCGCAGACCACGGTGCGGATGGAGGATCGCGCCGAGGGCAAGTCGAACTACACCACCTGGATGCTGGTCAAGCACGCGCTCACCCTGATCACCGGCTACTCCACCGAGCCGCTGCGGCTGGTCGGCTACCTCGGCTTCATCTGCGCGGTGTTCGGGGTCGGTCTCTTCGGCGTGATCATCTACAAGTACATCGCGGGCGCGACGACCGTGGCCGGTTTCACCACGATCGCCTCGATGGTCGCCCTGTTCTCCGGTGCCCAGATGCTCGCGCTCGGCGTCCTCGGCGAGTACGTCGGGCGCCTGCACTCCGGCTCGATGGGCCGCCCGACCTACGTGATCCGCGAACGCACCGACGTCGACGCGCACCCGGACATCACGAGCGAGAGCGACTGA